Proteins from one Paraburkholderia sp. BL10I2N1 genomic window:
- a CDS encoding mandelate racemase/muconate lactonizing enzyme family protein, with translation MSREATRIARIDVTHHQLELDPPFPASWDSQPRRKFPATIVRVTDDAGHVGIGSGDAMYGFADYQHLFIGTDPLDLVRHSAVLDNIGFHAGRPWPLDIALWDLAGKIRGEPCWKLAGGRSRRVRAYASSGVHRHPDEMAKLALHVASRGFPALKIRFGRSSLDQDFAALAAVRAAVGNRLELMVDCNQGWRMPWDTAAPWTFSEALNVARELERHNVYWMEEPLYRGDYEGYTKLRRATSLRIAGGELTRERYEFDALLERECLDVFQPDVACTLGMEGLRRLAEAVETRGKVFTPHTWGNGIGLAANLHLTAGAASAPFIEFPYDPSEWSIERRDFMLEHPIDIDSEGWLNLSDAPGLGLTIDEAALEATRGALSTYT, from the coding sequence ATGAGTCGTGAAGCAACCCGCATCGCCCGGATCGATGTAACGCACCACCAGCTGGAACTCGACCCGCCCTTCCCGGCGTCGTGGGATAGCCAGCCGCGCCGCAAGTTTCCCGCGACGATCGTGCGGGTGACCGACGACGCCGGCCACGTCGGTATCGGCTCCGGTGACGCGATGTACGGCTTTGCCGACTATCAGCACCTCTTCATCGGCACCGACCCGCTCGACCTCGTGCGGCATAGCGCGGTGCTCGACAACATCGGTTTCCACGCGGGCCGGCCCTGGCCGCTCGATATCGCACTGTGGGATCTGGCCGGCAAGATTCGCGGCGAACCTTGCTGGAAGCTTGCGGGCGGTCGCAGCCGCCGCGTGCGCGCCTACGCGTCAAGCGGTGTGCATCGCCACCCGGACGAGATGGCGAAGTTGGCGCTGCATGTTGCGTCGCGCGGCTTTCCGGCATTGAAGATCCGCTTCGGCCGCTCAAGCCTGGATCAAGATTTCGCCGCGCTCGCCGCCGTGCGGGCGGCGGTGGGCAACCGGCTGGAGCTGATGGTGGACTGCAACCAGGGCTGGCGCATGCCGTGGGACACCGCCGCGCCGTGGACCTTCAGCGAGGCGCTCAATGTCGCCCGTGAGCTGGAAAGGCACAACGTCTACTGGATGGAAGAGCCGCTCTATCGCGGCGACTACGAAGGCTATACGAAGCTGCGCCGCGCGACGTCGCTGCGCATCGCCGGCGGCGAACTGACGCGCGAGCGCTATGAGTTCGACGCGTTGCTGGAGCGCGAATGTCTTGATGTGTTCCAGCCGGACGTCGCGTGCACGCTCGGCATGGAAGGGCTGCGGCGCCTCGCCGAGGCCGTCGAGACTCGTGGCAAGGTTTTCACGCCGCACACGTGGGGCAATGGTATCGGTCTCGCGGCGAACCTCCATCTGACGGCTGGCGCAGCGTCCGCGCCGTTCATCGAGTTTCCGTACGATCCGTCGGAATGGTCGATCGAGCGGCGCGATTTCATGCTGGAACACCCGATCGACATCGACAGCGAGGGCTGGCTGAATCTGTCCGACGCGCCGGGCCTCGGCCTCACGATCGACGAGGCCGCGCTGGAAGCAACACGGGGAGCGCTCAGTACCTATACCTGA